One part of the Anopheles coustani chromosome 2, idAnoCousDA_361_x.2, whole genome shotgun sequence genome encodes these proteins:
- the LOC131261819 gene encoding uncharacterized protein LOC131261819 yields the protein MWSVSYAQLLTIVTILIEPLVCYKANYERVEQVFGQEYAEIDVRIRKYNRTTTVMNGTMYVRQPLDDNLVFSSDVFHSRLGNQQFQHYPMRLPTSGYCQFIENLHNEYKTAVEDMTNFPDPGECPVSERAIYIHDKIFPQDVLPDSLAPGLWKIVITGALMTKPDDIVFRMMVSVRLVEDLFT from the exons ATGTGGAGTGTGTCGTACGCTCAGCTGCTGACAATAGTGACCATTTtaattgagccattggtctgCTACAAGGCGAACTACGAGCGAGTGGAGCAAGTTTTCGGGCAAGAGTATGCGGAAATAGATGTGCGCATCCGTAAGTACAACCGAACGACGACGGTTATGAATGGCACGATGTACGTTAGGCAGCCCTTGGATGATAACCTCGTG TTTTCCAGCGACGTGTTCCACAGCCGGCTCGGTAACCAGCAGTTCCAGCACTACCCGATGCGACTTCCGACCAGCGGCTACTGTCAGTTCATCGAGAATCTACACAACGAGTACAAAACGGCTGTTGAAGATATGACGAATTTTCCCGACCCCGGCGAGTGTCCCGTTTCGGAGCGGGCCATTTATATACACGACAAAATTTTCCCACAGGACGTGCTGCCCGACTCGTTGGCTCCGGGCCTGTGGAAAATAGTGATCACCGGAGCGCTAATGACCAAACCGGACGATATCGTTTTCCGAATGATGGTTAGTGTCCGGTTGGTGGAAGATTTATTTACATAG